GGATATGAGTTTCGGGTTTTTTGTGCCGAATGCGATCTGTACCCTTTCGATGTTATCCAAAAAATTTACCGAGCGTGAAACGGAATCCGGCACCACATACGAACTCGTCGATGAATTAACCGACTATTCGCTGAAAACAACCATATTCAAGAAAAATGTTCCGTACCATCTCCATCTTGTTTTTTCCTACCAGCACTACTCGAAATCATACATCATGGCCCCTGATGTCGTCACCAACGATCTTCACACCATTCTCTTTGGTATCGGTATCGATGTATACGCAAACCCAGCCCTCTTTTATTCACTCTACATCGACAATACCCTTTACTCCTTCGGCCAGGAAGAAATGCTCGGTATGGATACAATCCCCTATGCATTCAAGGCATATCTTGCCATGCGAATCAATTTCGACAAAATAATCCAATCGAGAATCATCGAATAAAAAGGTGGTCAGTAGCAGCGGCAGGCCCTTCAATAATCGAAATATGCTTATTTTAATAACCGGATAAATAACGCTTTTTGCGGAACAAGCGCTTCGCGGGCGGCTAATCGCTTCTATGAAATCAAAGCGGCGACGCTCAAGCCGTATTCACCGAATATTCAGAATAAAAAAGCGACACCGATTCCGGCTTCGATATCGAACCAGCTTATCGTCATCCCCGGTATCGCGATGTCTTTCTCCGGGTTCGGCGTGATATTGTAATGAAAAAGAACGAACGGAGTGATAGCGAGAGGCCCGGCGGGAATGTCGAGCCCCAATCCGCCGCACATATAGATATCGTTCAACTGTGTGTCGTCGGATTCGAGGTAATTGTCACCGTCCAGCGTATAGCCGATACAGAAGGCGTATCTGGCCCCGAACGCAGGCCACAGTTTGACTCCGCCCAGGCTGATCGGATATTTCAGGAGGAGTGTCGCGTTGATAAAGGAGATAAAATTATCGGTATAGGGATCGATCTCATCGCCGTCCATGAACCAGCCGCCCGCGAGCATCATCGACCAGTCGATATCGATCCTCACGAATTCGGCATCGAAATAGGCTCCCGCGACAATATCGTGAAGCAGCTGTAACGATTCATAGGTTGTTCCCATTATTTCGTATTTGCTTCCGGATACTGAAAGGACGTATCCGGTTTTGATACCGGCCGCAAGCTGCAGGGGGGACCCGGCAAAAAGCGATCCGGTAAGCATAAAAACGGTCAGAACAAGCGGAAATCGTTTCATTCACAAAACCCCTTTCATTCGGCGTATCTTGATCCCTTTACAATGATAGCTCTTCTTTCTTTTTTTTCAATGGGCCGGGTTCTTTCTCATTAATTTATAAGAGGCCGTATATTACCTCCACCTTGCCGCTAACTCGATATCTTCTCGAGTTCTTCCATACTGTCGCTTTGCATAAGCTTCTTTTTTGCCCGAAATACGATCTTATCGTTTTTTATATCGATAATAATGGTACTGCCGCTTTGGAATCTTCCTTTGAGCATTTCAACCGAGAGGGGGTCTTCAATATATTTCTGTATCGTTCGCCGCAATGGGCGGGCTCCGTATTTTTCGTCAAAGCCGACGGCTATGATAAACTCTTTCGCTTTCTTCTTGATCTGCAGCGCGATATCCTGCGGCGCAAGCCGTTCCTCGAGTTCTCCGATGAGAAGATCGAGTATCTTGGAAATATGATCCTTGCTCAGGGCATGGAACACAACGGTTTCATCCACCCTGTTGAGAAACTCCGGATTGAATATCTTGCGGAGTTCACTCATGGCGGATGTTTTCATTTCATTAAAGCCCATGATACCGCTTTTACCGTCGGCATGAAATCCGAGAAAGGTATCCTTGTTGATTTCACGCGTCCCGACATTCGAGGTCATGATCAGGACCGTATTCCGAAAGGACACCGTGTGTCCGAGATTGTCCTGAAGCTGCCCCTCTTCGAGTACCTGCAGCAGAAGATTGAACACATCACGGTGTGCCTTTTCGATCTCATCGAGGAGAATGACGCTGTAGGGTCTGCGCCGGATTTTTTCGGTCAGAAGTCCGCCCTCTTCGTATCCGATATAGCCGGGCGGGGCGCCGACAAGACGTGATACATTGTGTTTTTCCATGAAATCCGACATATCGAGTCTGATCAACGCATCTTCGTTGCCGAAGAGAAATCCAGCGAGTTGTTTTGCCAGATATGTCTTTCCGACCCCGGTCGGGCCCAAAAAGATAAAGGAACCCCGTGGCCGTTTCGGTGAACTGAGTCCCGTCCGGGACCGCCGTATCGCCGAGGCGATCACCTTGATCGCTTCATCCTGGCCCACGATGGATTGATGAAGCTCCTCTTCGATCTGGAGAAGCTTTTCGGACTCACTCTGCGCGATTCGGATAAGGGGAATTCCCGTCATGCCGGATATGATCCGCTGGATATCCTCGACATCCACGATATTTTCCTCATTTTTGAGGGTATTCTCCCATTCCTCCTTGAGTTGCTCCAGTTCTTCCCGTTTTTGTTTTACCCTGTCCCTGATGGCAGCGGCCTCCTCGTATTTCTGATTATTCACGAGACGTGTTTTTTCTGTAACAAGCCGCTGAACCTCCTGTTCGAGATCCGCGATTTTCTTGGGTTTGACGCTGTTGTTGATCCGTTTCTGCGAACCGGCCTCATCGATAAGGTCGATCGCCTTATCCGGGAGGAATCGTTCGGTAATGTAACGGTGAGAAAGAATCGAAGAGGCTTCAAGAGCGTCATATGTATAGGTGACATGGTGGTGTTCTTCGTAGCGGTTCTTAATACCGGTCAGAATCTCTATCGTTTCTTCAACAGATGGTTCGTCGACATAAATCGACTGGAATCTCCGTTCGAGCGCCGCATCCCGTTCGATATATTTTTTATACTCGTTGAGTGTTGTTGCACCGATACACTGAAGTTCTCCCCGCGACAAGGCGGGTTTGAGCATATTCGAGGCATCGATCGCCCCTTCCGCCCCTCCTGCGCCGATAATCGTATGCAATTCATCGATAAAGAGAATGACATTGCTTGCCGTCACAATCTCCCGCATGACACGTTTGAGTCTTTCTTCGAACTCCCCCCGGTACTTTGTCCCGGCGACAAGCGACGCCAGATCAAGCACAACGACTCGCTTGTCGAAGAGGACTTCCGGAGCCGTTCCTTCGATAATTCTCTGAGCGAGGCCTTCGACGATCGCCGTTTTCCCGACGCCCGGTTCACCGATAAGGACGGGATTGTTCTTTGTTCTTCGCGCGAGAATCTGTATCACACGCTGGATTTCCTTTTCCCTGCCGATAACCGGATCGAGCGCGCCTTCCCTCGCGAGGGAGGTGAGATCACGGGAAAATTCGTTCAGCGTCGGTGTCGTTTTCCTGGCCATTGTGCTTTGGGGTTTTTTCTTGTATGTGCTGAAATTTCTAACACCGCCCGGACCGTTTATCTGGAATATCGCTTCCCTGAGATTATTTATCGTTATACGTTTTTGTGTGAGATACTTATTCGTCAGGCTTCCCGGTTCTTTTGCCGCGGCTAAAAGAAGATGTTCAGTGCCGATATATTCATGGCCGAGGTTATGCGCTTCTTCCGAAGAATCCTCAAGAACGTGTCTCAGCCGGTTTGACGGTTTTAATTCGCCGGTAACGACCGTCGAATGTTCACCTTTCGGTATTTTCTGCTCGATATCAAAAATCATCTCCGCGATATTGACATTGATCCGTTTCAGTGCCTTAACCGCAACACCTTCACCGTCCCTCAACAGTGCAAGAACGATATGTTCCGGTTGAATTCTTTCGGAATTCACTTTTTTCGCTTCTTCGGGTGCAAGGAGTGTCAGCACCCGCTGGGCCCGCTGGGTCAGACCTTTGAACTTAAACATATTCCCCCCTCTATCGCTGCTCCTTCTACCGGTCCGTTAATCCTGGCGGCCGGCAACATCATGAACACCATGATCATTCTCCCTATAAAATATCACGAATGATATTGGCTCTTAAAGTATCGGAAATCTCCGCATTTCCATTGATCCCCACATTACTCATCTTTTCAATATGCGATTCCTGTATCAGAAAAAAAAGTGCGGTCACTGCCTCGAGCGTCACCTCGTCGACAAGATCCATACATATTCCCATTCGAATGAGGGAAAGGGCTTCTATTGCCTCCTTGAGAGGTATCATCCTGCAATATCTGAGTATCGCGAGGGCTTTTTTCACCTTGACGCCAATCTCCCTCTTTTTGTTCATATACAGGGCTTCCCTGGTTTTTCTTTCCAGACTGATTAATGGAACGAGCAACTCATTGATATAATTGATTATCTCCTCTTCCTTATATCCGATAGAAAACCTGTTCGAAATCTGAAAAATCGTCCCGGGAGAATGATTCCATAAATCGCCGAATGATTTCACGCAAAAACCCTTTTTCACAATCAGATTGAGTGTTTCGTCAAGCAATGAGGCGAGTTCCAGGGCGGGAAGATGAATCAGCACGGACACCCGCATCCCCGTTCCGAGGTTACTGAAACCGGCCGTCAGATACCCCCATTCGATATTGACCGCGTACTGCAAATGGTTCTCGAGCAGTCCGTCAATTTCATTGATCCGGTTAAAAGCCTCATCGAGGACAAGCCCCCCCTTGATACATGATAATCTCAGATGATCTTCCTCACAGATCATACCGCTTACTTCACCGTCATTACACAGGGCGACAATCCTGTTTCCCGTTTCGCAATAGTTCCGCGTGATAATGCATCGCTCAAGCAATACTTTCTTTTCAACAGGTTTCAACTCATCAAGATATAATATCGTAAAATTCGAGCTTTCCGGCAACTTCCCGAATGCGGTGATAATTTTCGTATGTACCGTTTTTTCTTCTTTTTGAGAGAGCGCCCCCGGGAAAGGATAATCATTCAAATTTCTGGCAATCCGTACACGCGTCGAGAGGACAACATCATTCTCCGGTCCCCCTTGATAAAACCATCCGGCTTTTGTCATTATTTCATTGAACTCACTCATTTTCATTCCCGCCCTGTATCC
This window of the Spirochaetales bacterium genome carries:
- a CDS encoding ATP-dependent Clp protease ATP-binding subunit, yielding MFKFKGLTQRAQRVLTLLAPEEAKKVNSERIQPEHIVLALLRDGEGVAVKALKRINVNIAEMIFDIEQKIPKGEHSTVVTGELKPSNRLRHVLEDSSEEAHNLGHEYIGTEHLLLAAAKEPGSLTNKYLTQKRITINNLREAIFQINGPGGVRNFSTYKKKPQSTMARKTTPTLNEFSRDLTSLAREGALDPVIGREKEIQRVIQILARRTKNNPVLIGEPGVGKTAIVEGLAQRIIEGTAPEVLFDKRVVVLDLASLVAGTKYRGEFEERLKRVMREIVTASNVILFIDELHTIIGAGGAEGAIDASNMLKPALSRGELQCIGATTLNEYKKYIERDAALERRFQSIYVDEPSVEETIEILTGIKNRYEEHHHVTYTYDALEASSILSHRYITERFLPDKAIDLIDEAGSQKRINNSVKPKKIADLEQEVQRLVTEKTRLVNNQKYEEAAAIRDRVKQKREELEQLKEEWENTLKNEENIVDVEDIQRIISGMTGIPLIRIAQSESEKLLQIEEELHQSIVGQDEAIKVIASAIRRSRTGLSSPKRPRGSFIFLGPTGVGKTYLAKQLAGFLFGNEDALIRLDMSDFMEKHNVSRLVGAPPGYIGYEEGGLLTEKIRRRPYSVILLDEIEKAHRDVFNLLLQVLEEGQLQDNLGHTVSFRNTVLIMTSNVGTREINKDTFLGFHADGKSGIMGFNEMKTSAMSELRKIFNPEFLNRVDETVVFHALSKDHISKILDLLIGELEERLAPQDIALQIKKKAKEFIIAVGFDEKYGARPLRRTIQKYIEDPLSVEMLKGRFQSGSTIIIDIKNDKIVFRAKKKLMQSDSMEELEKISS